In one window of Microbacterium sp. PM5 DNA:
- a CDS encoding A24 family peptidase, producing MADPATILAASAYLVAAVAGVVLTVVDVRTHRLPNRIVLPALIVTIALLAASCAFGTPRAALVRALGAGAALFVFFVLLRVAGRGAIGGGDVKLAALVGVLLGWVGWSAVLLGVVAAFLAAGVVAIVLLAARRATRSTRIPFGPFLVVGTWIGVLADLV from the coding sequence ATGGCTGATCCGGCCACGATCCTCGCCGCGTCGGCTTACCTCGTCGCCGCCGTGGCCGGCGTGGTTCTCACCGTCGTCGACGTGCGCACGCACCGCCTGCCGAACAGGATCGTTCTTCCTGCGCTGATCGTGACGATCGCGCTTCTCGCGGCATCCTGTGCGTTCGGCACCCCACGGGCCGCGCTGGTGCGCGCGCTCGGTGCCGGCGCGGCGCTGTTCGTCTTCTTCGTGCTGCTGCGCGTGGCGGGGCGCGGGGCGATCGGCGGCGGCGACGTCAAGCTGGCCGCGCTCGTCGGCGTGCTTCTCGGCTGGGTCGGATGGTCTGCCGTGCTGCTCGGGGTCGTCGCCGCTTTCCTTGCCGCGGGCGTCGTCGCCATCGTCCTGCTGGCCGCGCGACGGGCGACCAGGTCGACCCGCATCCCCTTCGGGCCGTTCCTCGTCGTCGGGACGTGGATCGGAGTGCTGGCCGACCTGGTGTGA
- a CDS encoding LysR family transcriptional regulator — protein MTFLAVARLGRYTAAADVLGVNHSTVSRRITTLESAMGGRVLVRTTGGWEVTELGHRAVTIAERIEASLRELVDGENADAVHGMVRISAPDAFTSVFLAPAMTALRREHPQLAVELLSATQRVRQNRSGVDLEIVVGRPQVLRAYATPVCAYALRLYATPDYLREAGTPDSIAQLAAHPLVYYVESSLQVDELDRALQELPDSPASVRSTSVFAHVEATAAGAGIGILPDFLGDADPRLTRVLDGAYAHPLAYWAVARDEGPRNPTVAATLDALLAHIEAVRG, from the coding sequence ATGACGTTCCTGGCGGTCGCGCGCCTGGGTCGCTACACGGCGGCCGCCGACGTGCTGGGGGTGAATCACTCCACGGTGTCTCGCCGCATCACCACACTCGAGTCCGCCATGGGCGGACGCGTGCTCGTACGGACGACCGGAGGATGGGAGGTCACCGAGCTCGGCCACCGCGCGGTGACCATTGCCGAGCGCATCGAGGCATCGCTGCGAGAGCTCGTCGACGGCGAGAACGCCGACGCGGTTCACGGCATGGTGCGAATCTCCGCCCCGGACGCCTTCACGTCGGTCTTCCTCGCTCCGGCGATGACAGCCCTGCGCCGGGAACACCCGCAGCTCGCGGTCGAGCTGCTGTCGGCGACGCAGCGCGTGCGCCAGAACCGCTCCGGCGTCGACCTGGAGATCGTCGTCGGACGCCCCCAGGTGCTGCGGGCCTATGCGACACCGGTCTGCGCGTACGCACTGCGTCTGTACGCGACACCCGACTATCTCCGAGAGGCGGGGACCCCCGACTCGATCGCTCAGCTGGCCGCACACCCGCTCGTGTACTACGTGGAGAGCTCCCTGCAGGTCGATGAGCTCGACCGCGCACTGCAGGAGTTGCCGGACTCGCCCGCCTCGGTCCGTTCGACCAGCGTCTTCGCGCACGTCGAGGCGACGGCCGCGGGAGCGGGCATCGGCATCCTGCCCGACTTTCTTGGCGATGCCGACCCGCGCCTGACCCGGGTGCTCGACGGCGCCTACGCGCATCCCCTCGCCTACTGGGCCGTCGCCCGCGACGAGGGTCCGCGCAACCCCACTGTCGCCGCCACCCTCGATGCGCTGCTCGCCCATATCGAGGCGGTGCGAGGATGA
- a CDS encoding CoA-acylating methylmalonate-semialdehyde dehydrogenase, whose product MTTASASATTDEPIGSLAVIPHVVAGERVGPTGRTGPVFNPATGRQSAEVALASAAFVHDVARRAQAAQRGWRDTGLGKRQQVMFRLREIVASRAEELARIITAEHGKTVDDALGEVARGLENVEFCTSLMHHLKGDYSEQVASGVDVHQVRQPVGVVACITPFNFPAMVPLWMVTTAIAAGNAVILKPSERDPSAAVWLAEAFAEAGLPDGILNVVHGDKEAVDALLDDPVVRAVSFVGSTPIAKYIYARAAENGKRVQALGGAKNHMIVMPDADLDAAADAAVSAAYGSAGERCMAVSVVVAVGEVADALIGKVAERIGGLVVGDGTDPATDMGPLITRDALDRVTGFVAGAADEGARVVVDGREVTVDGGGFFIGPSLVDGVTPGMRVYDEEIFGPVLSVVRVATYDDAVALINANRYANGTAVFTRDGKTARQFEYDIEVGMVGVNVPIPVPIGAFSFGGWKDSLFGDTHMYGPEAFNFYTRRKVVTTRWPDPSESQISLGFPTH is encoded by the coding sequence ATGACCACCGCATCCGCATCTGCCACCACCGACGAGCCCATCGGCTCGCTCGCGGTGATCCCGCACGTCGTCGCGGGCGAACGCGTCGGCCCGACAGGGCGCACCGGTCCCGTCTTCAACCCCGCCACGGGCCGCCAGAGCGCAGAGGTCGCCCTGGCCTCGGCCGCGTTCGTCCATGACGTCGCCCGCCGCGCGCAGGCCGCTCAGCGCGGCTGGCGCGACACCGGTCTCGGCAAGCGCCAGCAGGTGATGTTCCGCCTCCGTGAGATCGTCGCCTCCCGCGCCGAGGAGCTTGCGCGCATCATCACGGCCGAGCACGGCAAGACCGTCGACGACGCCCTCGGCGAAGTCGCTCGAGGGCTCGAGAACGTCGAGTTCTGCACGAGTCTGATGCACCACCTCAAGGGCGACTACTCCGAGCAGGTCGCCTCGGGCGTGGACGTCCACCAGGTTCGTCAGCCCGTCGGCGTGGTCGCCTGCATCACTCCGTTCAACTTCCCCGCGATGGTGCCGCTGTGGATGGTGACCACCGCCATCGCCGCGGGCAACGCCGTGATCCTCAAGCCCAGCGAACGCGACCCGTCGGCGGCCGTCTGGCTGGCCGAGGCCTTCGCCGAGGCGGGGCTTCCCGACGGCATCCTCAACGTCGTCCACGGCGACAAAGAGGCCGTCGATGCGCTGCTGGACGATCCGGTCGTGCGGGCGGTGTCGTTCGTGGGATCGACGCCGATCGCGAAGTACATCTACGCGCGGGCGGCCGAGAACGGCAAGCGCGTTCAGGCGCTGGGCGGAGCGAAGAACCACATGATCGTCATGCCGGATGCCGATCTGGACGCCGCTGCGGATGCGGCGGTGTCGGCGGCGTACGGCTCGGCGGGGGAACGCTGCATGGCCGTTTCGGTCGTCGTCGCGGTGGGCGAGGTCGCCGACGCGCTCATCGGCAAGGTCGCCGAGCGCATCGGCGGACTGGTCGTCGGCGACGGCACCGATCCCGCCACCGACATGGGTCCGCTGATCACCCGCGACGCGCTCGATCGCGTGACCGGCTTCGTCGCGGGGGCCGCGGACGAGGGAGCCCGCGTCGTGGTCGACGGCCGCGAGGTCACCGTGGACGGGGGCGGGTTCTTCATCGGTCCCTCGCTCGTCGACGGCGTCACGCCGGGCATGCGCGTCTACGACGAGGAGATCTTCGGACCCGTGCTGTCGGTGGTGCGTGTCGCCACCTACGACGACGCGGTCGCGCTGATCAACGCCAACCGCTACGCGAACGGCACCGCCGTCTTCACGCGCGACGGCAAGACCGCGCGCCAGTTCGAGTACGACATCGAGGTCGGCATGGTCGGCGTCAACGTGCCGATTCCGGTGCCCATCGGCGCGTTCTCGTTCGGCGGCTGGAAGGACTCGCTGTTCGGCGACACGCACATGTACGGGCCGGAGGCGTTCAACTTCTACACGCGCCGCAAGGTCGTCACGACGCGGTGGCCCGACCCCAGCGAAAGCCAGATCAGCCTCGGCTTCCCGACCCACTGA
- a CDS encoding NAD(P)-binding domain-containing protein: MSTIAFIGLGHMGAPMSAHLVAAGHVVRGVDLNPVAAAAAAERGVQIFPSVAAALDGADAAITSLPKPEHVRGVYGGADGILAHAAPSTLLLDTSTVDVETSRWCHAEAQRHGLSFVDAPISGGTAGAEAHTLTFMLGGRAADVERAREVVAPMAGNVIACGEAGAGIAAKLVNNMMLFISVMAVSEGSQLAEQLGLDPQVFWDVARVSSADSWALRTWYPVPGIVETSAANKNFDATFSVELARKDCGLAVQAGDDTGVHLPAARLALRQLDDLIAEGLGGKDCTLVARFASPDGTLRGYDPSRDGVSAA; the protein is encoded by the coding sequence ATGTCCACGATCGCCTTCATCGGACTGGGCCACATGGGCGCGCCCATGTCGGCGCACCTCGTCGCCGCCGGCCATGTCGTGCGTGGTGTCGACCTCAACCCCGTCGCCGCGGCGGCCGCCGCCGAGAGGGGAGTGCAGATCTTCCCCTCGGTCGCCGCGGCGCTCGACGGTGCGGATGCCGCGATCACCTCGCTGCCCAAGCCCGAGCACGTCCGCGGTGTGTACGGGGGAGCAGACGGCATCCTCGCGCATGCGGCGCCGTCGACCCTGCTGCTCGACACCTCCACCGTCGACGTCGAGACCTCGCGCTGGTGCCACGCCGAAGCGCAACGGCACGGGCTCTCGTTCGTGGACGCACCGATCTCCGGCGGCACCGCGGGCGCGGAGGCCCACACGCTGACGTTCATGCTCGGCGGACGCGCCGCCGACGTGGAGCGGGCGCGGGAGGTCGTGGCGCCGATGGCGGGCAACGTGATCGCCTGCGGGGAGGCCGGCGCCGGCATCGCCGCGAAGCTCGTCAACAACATGATGCTCTTCATCTCCGTCATGGCCGTGTCGGAGGGCTCGCAGCTGGCGGAGCAGCTCGGTCTGGATCCGCAGGTGTTCTGGGACGTCGCGCGCGTCTCGTCCGCCGACTCGTGGGCCCTGCGCACCTGGTATCCGGTGCCGGGCATCGTGGAGACCTCGGCGGCCAACAAGAACTTCGACGCGACCTTCTCGGTGGAACTCGCGCGCAAGGACTGCGGACTGGCCGTTCAAGCCGGAGACGACACCGGTGTGCACCTGCCGGCGGCGCGTCTTGCGCTCCGCCAGCTCGACGACCTCATCGCCGAAGGGCTGGGCGGCAAGGACTGCACGTTGGTCGCGCGCTTCGCCTCGCCGGACGGCACCCTCCGCGGCTACGACCCGTCGCGTGACGGCGTCTCCGCGGCCTGA
- a CDS encoding glutamine amidotransferase: MKPFLLLATRAEDVPADEEYALFLRFTGLTPDELVRVRMEAGPLGPVDLDAYSGVFVGGGPFNASDPIAKKSSAQRRVEAEIAALLDQVVARDFPFFGACYGVGTLGAHQGAIIDGTYREPISVIEVEKTGAGRDDPLLAGLPDRFAAFVGHKEAISTLPATATLLVRGEACPVQMFRVGSNVYATQFHPECDLEGISTRIRAYAGYGYFGADELDLTLAAVRRRPVMHTGGILRAFVERYAR; encoded by the coding sequence ATGAAGCCGTTCCTGTTGCTCGCGACCCGGGCCGAGGATGTGCCCGCCGACGAGGAGTACGCCCTCTTCCTCCGCTTCACCGGGCTGACACCGGATGAGCTGGTCCGCGTGCGGATGGAGGCGGGGCCTCTCGGACCGGTGGATCTGGACGCCTACTCGGGCGTCTTCGTGGGCGGCGGGCCCTTCAACGCGTCGGACCCGATCGCGAAGAAGTCATCCGCGCAGCGCCGCGTCGAGGCGGAGATCGCCGCCCTTCTCGACCAGGTGGTGGCGCGCGACTTCCCCTTCTTCGGCGCCTGTTACGGTGTGGGAACTCTCGGTGCACATCAGGGCGCGATCATCGACGGCACCTACCGGGAGCCCATCAGCGTCATCGAGGTCGAGAAGACGGGCGCCGGGCGCGACGACCCGCTGCTGGCCGGGCTGCCCGACCGCTTCGCGGCCTTCGTCGGCCACAAGGAGGCGATCTCGACGCTGCCGGCGACGGCGACGCTGCTGGTTCGCGGCGAGGCGTGTCCCGTGCAGATGTTCCGCGTGGGGAGCAACGTGTACGCCACGCAGTTCCACCCGGAGTGCGACCTCGAGGGCATCAGCACGCGCATCCGGGCGTACGCCGGCTACGGGTACTTCGGAGCGGACGAGCTGGATCTCACGCTCGCGGCGGTGCGCCGACGGCCGGTCATGCACACGGGCGGCATTTTGCGTGCGTTCGTCGAACGCTACGCCCGCTGA
- a CDS encoding DUF1905 domain-containing protein, with translation MRFEFDGEIFRWAARREDWYFVELPGELSADIRDLPRPPRGFGAVRVAAVIGGSQWRTSVFPDAQRARYVLPLKRSVREAEGIGSAGTVRVALEVLDG, from the coding sequence GTGCGCTTCGAGTTCGACGGGGAGATCTTTCGCTGGGCCGCCCGGCGCGAGGACTGGTACTTCGTCGAGCTGCCGGGCGAGCTCAGTGCCGACATCCGCGACCTCCCGCGGCCGCCGCGCGGATTCGGTGCCGTCCGCGTCGCGGCCGTCATCGGCGGCTCGCAGTGGCGCACGTCCGTCTTCCCCGATGCGCAGCGCGCACGCTACGTGTTGCCGCTGAAGCGATCGGTTCGCGAGGCCGAGGGCATCGGTTCCGCAGGCACCGTACGGGTGGCGCTGGAGGTTCTCGATGGCTGA
- a CDS encoding glycogen/starch/alpha-glucan phosphorylase, whose amino-acid sequence MSEPEAVTGPTPAPHPLHATHPLALAPVTGPASSVDGFVRQFLRNLNYERGVALSASSPNDRYFAFAMTVRDYLMARWLEDLRRQRVVQAKGVCYLSAEYLLGRQLDNNLLASGLTEIATEAMAACGIDIDDLRAQEVEPGLGNGGLGRLAACFIDSLATMGVPNIGYGIRYEYGIFRQTFVDGQQVEQPDAWLTLGSPWEFPHPEAARRISFGGHTETYDDAGVTRSRWVPGWDVLAVPYNYMVPGYLNGRVNTLRLWSAKATDSFDLRVFNSGDYEEAVRAQTFAENISKVLYPEDSTPQGKELRLQQQYFFVAASIGDFLEHTLPADFDIDKLPDRVIFQLNDTHPVIGVPELMRVLVDERKLEWDAAWAITQQCFAYTCHTLLPEALEVWSVDLLGRLLPRHLEIIYRINEEFLEAVRERYGDDEMRIRNMSIIGEFPERSVRMAYLATVAGAKVNGVAELHSQLLRDKVLPDFNDFFPGKFTNVTNGITPRRFVRLANPGLSELITEAIGTGWLTDLERLRELEAYAEDPRFREAFAEVKSANKRRLGDVLRARDGLEISDGHMLDVMVKRLHEYKRQMLKLLHVVTQYESIVSGRVAASDILPRTVIFGAKAAPGYAMAKRIIHLINAVGEVVNADPRVEGRLKVLFPPNYNVTLAERLIPAADLSEQISLAGKEASGTGNMKFALNGALTIGTDDGANVEIRQLVGDDNFFLFGMSEPEVEALWARGYKPADFYQGDENLRRAMDLIASGAFSGGDRSVFEPIVSNLLYDDRFMVLADYSSYVAAQDQVDAAYVDQDAWTRSAILNVARSGFFSSDRSMRDYIERIWHTPPLL is encoded by the coding sequence GTGTCAGAACCCGAAGCTGTGACCGGTCCCACCCCCGCGCCCCATCCGCTCCACGCAACCCATCCGCTGGCGCTGGCGCCGGTCACCGGGCCTGCGAGCTCCGTGGACGGATTCGTCCGACAGTTCCTGCGCAACCTCAACTACGAGCGGGGCGTCGCGTTGTCGGCCTCCAGCCCGAACGACCGTTACTTCGCGTTCGCGATGACCGTGCGCGACTACCTCATGGCCCGGTGGCTCGAAGACCTCCGCCGACAGCGCGTGGTTCAGGCCAAGGGCGTGTGCTACCTCTCCGCCGAGTATCTGCTGGGCCGTCAGCTCGACAACAACCTGCTCGCGAGCGGCCTCACCGAGATCGCAACCGAGGCGATGGCGGCGTGCGGCATCGACATCGACGACCTGCGCGCCCAGGAGGTCGAACCCGGGCTCGGCAACGGCGGTCTGGGCCGCCTCGCGGCCTGCTTCATCGATTCGCTCGCGACGATGGGTGTGCCCAACATCGGCTACGGCATCCGCTACGAGTACGGCATCTTCCGCCAGACGTTCGTCGACGGCCAGCAGGTCGAGCAGCCCGACGCCTGGCTGACGCTCGGCTCACCGTGGGAGTTCCCGCATCCCGAAGCGGCACGCCGGATCTCCTTCGGCGGTCACACCGAGACGTACGACGACGCCGGTGTGACCCGGTCCCGCTGGGTGCCGGGGTGGGACGTGCTCGCCGTACCGTACAACTACATGGTGCCCGGCTACCTCAACGGTCGTGTCAACACGCTGCGGCTGTGGAGCGCGAAGGCGACCGACTCGTTCGATCTCCGTGTCTTCAACTCCGGCGACTATGAGGAAGCCGTCCGTGCCCAGACCTTCGCCGAGAACATCTCCAAGGTGCTCTACCCCGAGGACTCCACGCCCCAGGGCAAGGAGTTGCGCCTGCAGCAGCAGTACTTCTTCGTCGCGGCATCCATCGGCGACTTCCTGGAGCACACCCTCCCGGCGGACTTCGACATCGACAAGCTCCCCGACCGTGTGATCTTCCAGCTCAACGACACCCACCCGGTGATCGGCGTCCCCGAACTGATGCGTGTGCTCGTCGACGAGCGCAAACTCGAGTGGGATGCCGCGTGGGCGATCACCCAGCAGTGTTTCGCCTACACGTGCCACACGCTGCTGCCGGAGGCGCTGGAGGTGTGGTCGGTCGACCTTCTCGGGCGGCTTCTGCCGCGCCACCTGGAGATCATCTACCGCATCAACGAAGAGTTCCTCGAGGCGGTGCGCGAACGCTACGGCGATGACGAGATGCGCATCCGCAACATGTCGATCATCGGCGAGTTCCCCGAGCGCAGCGTCCGGATGGCGTACCTCGCCACGGTCGCCGGTGCGAAGGTCAACGGCGTCGCCGAACTGCACTCGCAGTTGCTGCGCGACAAGGTGCTGCCGGACTTCAACGACTTCTTCCCGGGCAAGTTCACGAACGTCACGAACGGCATCACGCCCCGCCGCTTCGTGCGTCTCGCCAACCCCGGGCTGTCCGAGTTGATCACGGAGGCGATCGGCACGGGGTGGCTCACCGACCTCGAGCGTCTGCGCGAACTCGAGGCGTACGCCGAGGATCCCCGCTTCCGCGAGGCGTTCGCCGAGGTCAAATCGGCGAACAAGCGCCGCCTCGGCGATGTGCTGCGCGCGCGGGACGGCCTCGAGATCAGCGACGGCCACATGCTCGACGTGATGGTCAAGCGTCTGCACGAGTACAAGCGGCAGATGCTCAAGCTTCTTCACGTCGTCACGCAGTACGAGAGCATCGTGTCGGGCCGTGTCGCGGCATCCGACATCCTGCCGCGCACCGTCATCTTCGGGGCGAAGGCGGCGCCCGGCTATGCCATGGCCAAGCGCATCATCCACCTCATCAACGCCGTCGGAGAAGTGGTCAACGCCGATCCGCGCGTCGAGGGGCGTCTGAAGGTGTTGTTCCCGCCGAACTACAACGTCACACTCGCCGAGCGCCTGATCCCGGCCGCCGACCTGTCGGAGCAGATCTCACTCGCAGGCAAGGAGGCCTCGGGCACGGGCAACATGAAGTTCGCCCTCAACGGCGCGCTGACGATCGGAACCGACGACGGCGCGAACGTCGAGATCCGTCAGCTCGTCGGCGATGACAACTTCTTCCTCTTCGGCATGAGCGAGCCCGAGGTCGAGGCGCTGTGGGCCCGGGGCTACAAGCCCGCCGACTTCTACCAGGGCGACGAGAACCTCCGCCGCGCGATGGATCTCATCGCCTCCGGCGCGTTCTCGGGCGGCGATCGCAGCGTCTTCGAGCCGATCGTGTCGAACCTGCTCTACGACGACCGCTTCATGGTGCTGGCCGACTACTCGTCATACGTCGCGGCGCAGGACCAGGTGGATGCCGCCTATGTCGATCAGGACGCGTGGACGCGGTCGGCGATCCTGAACGTCGCACGCTCCGGCTTCTTCTCATCCGACCGCTCGATGCGCGACTACATCGAGCGCATCTGGCACACGCCGCCCCTGCTCTGA
- a CDS encoding YihY/virulence factor BrkB family protein, whose translation MDLSRIIARALTLTPVRAFLRYSERRGPMLADSVTYRTLFSLFAAVLLGFSIAALWLSGDTDAWRALVAAVDRAVPGLVGENGLVKVDEISLPVGLSIAGALSLVGLVGAAIGAIGSLRTAMRIVCDKLTDDVPAWLVLLRNLALAIGVGAALLASAAVTMIGTAGLDVVAQWLGLAREDPAIAWGTRWLAILVTFVLDAVVVAVLFRVLSGVRASATALWTGALIGAVGLTVLQQLSGLFVGGATSNPLLASFAALIALLLWVNLSAQVILISTSYIFTVAEEQDDRVRARYGSATFLQRRVRTAENAVALATAELEAARRAERGERERSAASSRVDVTTR comes from the coding sequence ATGGATCTGTCCCGCATCATCGCGCGCGCCCTGACGCTCACGCCGGTGCGGGCGTTCCTGCGCTACAGCGAACGGCGGGGGCCGATGCTCGCCGACAGCGTCACCTATCGCACGCTGTTCAGCCTCTTCGCGGCGGTGTTGCTCGGATTCTCGATCGCCGCCCTGTGGCTGTCCGGCGACACGGATGCGTGGCGGGCGCTGGTGGCGGCCGTCGACCGGGCTGTGCCGGGCCTCGTCGGCGAGAACGGCCTCGTGAAGGTCGACGAGATCTCGCTCCCGGTCGGCCTGTCCATCGCCGGCGCGCTCTCGCTGGTGGGTCTCGTCGGCGCCGCGATCGGTGCGATCGGCTCGCTGCGGACGGCGATGCGCATCGTGTGCGACAAACTCACCGACGACGTTCCCGCATGGCTCGTCCTGCTGCGCAACCTCGCGCTGGCCATCGGCGTCGGCGCCGCGCTGCTGGCCTCCGCCGCCGTCACCATGATCGGCACCGCCGGACTCGACGTGGTCGCCCAGTGGCTGGGTCTGGCCCGTGAAGACCCGGCCATCGCGTGGGGCACCCGCTGGCTGGCCATTCTCGTCACCTTCGTCTTGGATGCCGTCGTCGTCGCGGTGCTGTTCCGGGTGCTGTCGGGGGTGCGGGCGTCGGCTACGGCGCTGTGGACGGGGGCCCTGATCGGCGCCGTCGGGCTCACGGTGCTGCAGCAGCTGTCGGGGCTCTTCGTCGGCGGAGCCACGTCGAACCCGCTGCTGGCCTCGTTCGCAGCGCTCATCGCACTGCTGCTCTGGGTCAACCTGTCGGCTCAGGTGATCCTGATCTCCACGTCGTACATCTTCACCGTCGCGGAGGAGCAGGACGACCGCGTGCGTGCGCGCTACGGGTCGGCGACCTTCCTCCAGCGTCGGGTGCGGACGGCGGAGAACGCCGTCGCGCTCGCCACGGCCGAGCTCGAAGCGGCGCGCCGCGCCGAACGCGGCGAGCGCGAGCGCTCCGCCGCCTCGTCGCGGGTGGATGTAACGACCAGGTAA